One window from the genome of Candidatus Poribacteria bacterium encodes:
- the hflX gene encoding GTPase HflX — protein sequence MQELYDTRAPNPPSRAILVGIKLRDNSMEETEESLQELQQLAETAGIEVVCETIQPRNAPNPTYFIGEGKVEELKPLVEELDADAIIFDEELSPAQNRNLERELEVATIDRTGLILQVFAQRALTKEARLQVALAQLEYALPRLTRMWTHLSRLATGGSGSRRLRGPGETQLEMDRRWVRRNIGHVRKALDAVEKQRHVQRKRRSEKVKVSLVGYTNAGKSTLFNTLTGETALAEDKLFATLDSTTRKVNLPQKQQILLSDTVGFIKKLPHQLVAAFKATLEEVLEADLLLHVVDVSHPEVEAQIAAVNVVLEELDATDIPMLMAFNKIDRLKDEDDLQILRSQYPEALPISAQRGDGVPALIDALAHRFAERGMNLSLSIPYTEGKALDLLHKHGTVLDTEYTAEAVHVKARLPNRYLKSVEQFLVSSEERS from the coding sequence ATGCAGGAACTTTACGATACTCGTGCGCCGAATCCACCTTCACGCGCGATTCTGGTAGGCATAAAACTCCGAGACAACTCAATGGAAGAAACTGAAGAATCGCTACAAGAACTCCAGCAACTCGCGGAGACCGCTGGCATTGAAGTCGTCTGTGAGACAATTCAACCGCGCAACGCGCCGAACCCGACGTATTTTATTGGGGAAGGAAAGGTTGAAGAACTCAAACCGCTGGTCGAAGAACTTGATGCGGATGCAATCATTTTTGACGAGGAACTGTCCCCGGCACAGAACCGGAACCTTGAGAGGGAACTTGAAGTCGCCACAATTGACCGAACTGGACTTATCCTTCAGGTCTTCGCCCAACGGGCACTCACCAAAGAGGCACGGTTACAGGTCGCATTGGCACAACTCGAATACGCGCTTCCGCGTCTCACTCGGATGTGGACACACCTCTCCCGCCTCGCGACGGGTGGAAGCGGCAGCAGACGGCTCCGGGGTCCCGGTGAAACGCAGCTTGAGATGGACAGGCGCTGGGTACGTAGAAACATTGGGCACGTCAGAAAAGCACTTGATGCTGTCGAAAAGCAACGTCATGTTCAACGGAAAAGACGATCCGAAAAAGTTAAAGTGTCTCTCGTTGGATATACCAATGCCGGAAAATCAACGCTCTTTAACACACTGACTGGCGAAACCGCCCTTGCTGAAGATAAATTGTTCGCAACCTTAGATTCTACGACACGGAAGGTGAATCTGCCACAAAAGCAGCAGATTCTGCTAAGCGATACCGTCGGATTTATCAAGAAGCTACCGCACCAATTAGTTGCTGCATTCAAGGCAACACTCGAAGAGGTCTTGGAAGCGGATCTTTTATTGCACGTCGTTGATGTAAGTCACCCAGAGGTAGAGGCACAGATAGCCGCCGTGAATGTAGTTCTTGAAGAATTGGATGCCACCGACATTCCGATGCTCATGGCTTTCAATAAGATTGATAGACTCAAAGACGAGGACGACCTACAAATTCTACGGAGCCAATATCCAGAGGCACTGCCCATTTCAGCGCAACGTGGCGACGGTGTCCCGGCTTTAATAGATGCCTTGGCACACCGTTTCGCTGAACGCGGCATGAATCTTTCTCTCAGCATTCCGTATACGGAAGGGAAAGCACTTGATTTGTTGCATAAGCACGGCACCGTACTTGACACTGAATATACTGCGGAAGCCGTTCACGTTAAGGCACGCTTGCCGAACCGCTACCTCAAATCGGTTGAGCAATTTTTGGTTTCTTCCGAAGAAAGGTCGTAA
- the smpB gene encoding SsrA-binding protein SmpB, with protein MKDAKNSTTPVITVNRKARHDYHLHDRYEVGVVLQGTEVKSIRAGRFNLTDSYAQITDGEVFLIDAHIGPYEHGNIANHEPKRKRKLLLHRREITKLERSIRSKGMTIVPTRAYFSNGKVKLELAVAMGKRVYDKRDKIEREATANEIRAYN; from the coding sequence ATGAAGGATGCTAAGAATTCTACAACTCCAGTGATTACTGTAAATAGGAAAGCGAGACATGACTATCACCTACACGATCGATATGAAGTGGGTGTCGTCTTGCAAGGGACTGAAGTGAAATCAATTCGTGCGGGACGGTTTAACCTAACTGATAGTTACGCACAGATTACAGATGGGGAAGTCTTCCTCATTGATGCGCATATTGGTCCGTATGAACATGGAAATATTGCCAATCACGAACCGAAACGGAAGCGAAAACTCCTATTACATCGGCGGGAAATTACCAAACTTGAACGCTCAATCCGTTCAAAGGGAATGACCATTGTTCCGACCCGAGCATATTTTAGCAATGGGAAGGTAAAACTGGAGTTGGCTGTCGCGATGGGGAAACGGGTTTACGATAAACGCGATAAAATTGAACGTGAAGCGACTGCGAATGAGATTCGAGCGTACAATTAA
- a CDS encoding DUF1449 family protein → MIEFLNYLIVSYNAWFTAPLTIVFLLAIFRLAMGAIDFGDADADIDADMDVDADIDIDADIDADMDIDADVDADMDVDADVAGDAGGLTPSFGDVFGFLNVGKVPLMVVLMSLFATWGITGLIANALLNVAENQQWVWISCLIALFCCVLGTRYISMGLSKLFPESEKAISDVHLLGLSGRVISGQITTTFGTARVQVPDGPELTVSCRVKSDEVTPVKGDTVVLINYDRAKRIFDVRKSEME, encoded by the coding sequence ATGATAGAATTCCTGAATTATCTTATCGTCTCATACAACGCCTGGTTCACGGCACCGCTAACTATCGTCTTTCTGCTCGCGATCTTTCGACTCGCGATGGGGGCAATTGACTTCGGTGACGCAGACGCTGATATAGATGCTGATATGGATGTGGATGCTGATATAGATATAGATGCCGACATTGATGCGGATATGGACATTGATGCTGATGTCGATGCGGATATGGACGTAGATGCTGATGTCGCCGGAGATGCAGGCGGTCTGACTCCCTCTTTCGGCGACGTATTTGGATTTTTGAATGTTGGCAAGGTCCCCTTGATGGTTGTGCTGATGTCGCTATTTGCAACATGGGGCATCACAGGACTCATCGCGAACGCACTCCTTAATGTTGCTGAGAATCAACAGTGGGTTTGGATATCGTGTCTTATCGCCCTGTTCTGTTGCGTATTAGGAACGCGTTACATCTCCATGGGACTCTCAAAACTGTTTCCAGAAAGTGAAAAAGCGATCAGTGATGTCCACCTGCTCGGTTTAAGTGGGCGGGTTATTAGTGGACAGATTACAACGACCTTTGGGACCGCTCGCGTACAAGTTCCCGATGGACCCGAATTGACCGTCAGCTGCCGTGTCAAATCCGATGAAGTTACACCTGTCAAGGGGGATACTGTTGTGCTCATAAACTATGATCGCGCGAAACGCATCTTTGATGTAAGAAAAAGTGAAATGGAGTAA
- a CDS encoding SPFH domain-containing protein: MFGANANLFFTVVGSIIALLVVFLLIYRSFYKKAPADSALVIAGGRKKRVVFGGSLINPITNTTQLISLNTLQLPVERTGQAALITKDSLRVDLEAQFYVKIEPNEQDVLKAVASLGNKTLTPAEVNKLLEGKLVGVLRSVAATMDLQELHEKRQQFSDQVQEACRDDLEQNGFKLESVAVTNLDQTPLEELNENNRFDVVAIQTIKEEVEDRQTKTARIEHENQVKREEDRLKAQLEIKQREEQTETEGLEVEKRLDFAQEEQRKAIATNKAEQEREIEAHKFEQQQAVEEARIKQEEVVKSTEILQKQRLDTARIEQERQVQETEIAQKQAVEVARVQQEQMIEEAQIQRELTVEKAKIEQQRAVEEAGISSRIVIIEKDREEKEAQAENAIQVSIKEKEREAALIELLDVSAQKAKAEAAVLTAEAIEEAERQSQVALIRAEQEADEERIAKERAADAEAYTIVETAKAELGAAEVKAQAQRILAEALLVEAKAKADGEEASIAAKNQADSKVLVSDAILALVESLPEVTNELMKPAERIESIRVLDLGGGNGNGSGSMNRILSSIVNAGAAVPLLKEIVGFSGLDTEKIAQTVRDYASGVVVDSRTDSAASTDDD; the protein is encoded by the coding sequence ATGTTCGGCGCAAATGCTAATTTATTTTTCACTGTTGTCGGTAGTATTATCGCTTTGCTCGTTGTTTTCTTGTTAATTTATCGTTCCTTTTACAAAAAAGCACCAGCAGATTCGGCGTTAGTCATCGCAGGTGGGCGAAAAAAGCGCGTCGTCTTTGGCGGAAGCCTCATCAATCCTATTACCAACACAACACAACTCATTTCCTTGAATACACTCCAGTTACCCGTTGAACGAACAGGGCAAGCCGCACTTATCACCAAAGATAGTTTGCGGGTTGATCTTGAAGCACAGTTCTATGTTAAAATCGAACCCAATGAACAGGATGTACTCAAAGCCGTCGCGAGTCTCGGCAATAAAACATTAACGCCCGCCGAAGTCAATAAACTTCTCGAAGGTAAACTTGTCGGCGTTCTGCGCAGCGTTGCCGCAACCATGGATTTACAAGAATTGCACGAAAAACGACAGCAATTTTCCGACCAGGTCCAGGAGGCTTGCCGCGACGACCTTGAACAGAACGGTTTTAAATTGGAAAGTGTCGCCGTCACCAACCTTGATCAGACACCGCTTGAGGAACTTAACGAGAACAACCGCTTTGACGTTGTCGCCATTCAAACTATCAAGGAAGAAGTTGAAGACCGGCAGACCAAAACCGCACGCATCGAACACGAAAACCAAGTGAAACGTGAAGAAGACCGACTCAAAGCCCAACTTGAGATTAAACAGCGTGAAGAACAAACCGAGACGGAGGGCTTAGAAGTAGAGAAACGCCTCGACTTCGCACAGGAAGAACAGCGCAAGGCTATCGCTACCAACAAAGCCGAACAGGAACGCGAAATTGAAGCGCATAAATTTGAACAGCAACAAGCTGTTGAGGAAGCGCGAATCAAGCAAGAAGAAGTGGTAAAGTCTACGGAGATTTTGCAGAAACAAAGGCTTGATACCGCACGGATTGAACAGGAACGTCAAGTCCAAGAAACCGAGATCGCGCAGAAGCAGGCGGTTGAAGTCGCTCGTGTTCAGCAAGAACAGATGATTGAGGAGGCGCAAATTCAGCGCGAACTTACCGTCGAAAAAGCCAAGATTGAGCAGCAACGCGCTGTTGAGGAAGCCGGTATCTCCAGCAGAATCGTTATTATTGAGAAAGACCGCGAGGAAAAAGAGGCGCAGGCTGAGAACGCCATTCAGGTCTCAATCAAGGAAAAGGAGCGCGAGGCAGCACTCATTGAACTCTTGGACGTTAGCGCACAAAAGGCAAAAGCCGAAGCGGCTGTTTTAACGGCTGAGGCTATTGAAGAGGCGGAGCGCCAAAGTCAGGTCGCTCTTATACGCGCTGAACAGGAAGCGGATGAGGAGCGCATCGCTAAGGAACGCGCCGCCGATGCGGAAGCCTATACTATTGTCGAGACTGCTAAGGCGGAACTTGGGGCGGCTGAAGTCAAGGCACAAGCCCAAAGGATTCTTGCAGAGGCACTCCTTGTTGAAGCGAAAGCGAAAGCTGATGGTGAAGAAGCATCGATTGCTGCGAAGAATCAGGCGGATTCCAAAGTGCTCGTTAGCGATGCTATATTGGCATTGGTGGAATCCCTACCCGAGGTGACCAACGAGTTGATGAAACCCGCAGAGCGAATTGAAAGTATCCGTGTGCTTGACCTCGGCGGTGGTAATGGTAATGGCAGCGGTAGTATGAACCGGATCCTCAGTTCAATTGTAAACGCTGGCGCGGCTGTGCCGTTACTAAAAGAGATCGTCGGTTTCAGCGGTTTGGATACCGAAAAAATTGCACAGACTGTTCGCGACTACGCTTCCGGTGTGGTGGTCGATTCCCGAACGGATTCAGCAGCATCGACGGATGACGATTAG
- a CDS encoding bifunctional nuclease family protein, with protein sequence MEKQKQPEIEVKVNFLSIDRSTGAPIVVLKEKEGDLNRILLICIGESEAAAIQRHLEKMEPPRPMTHDLLKTLIETLDAKVVSVCVRSFEKRTFYAHTTLQVKNDNIDVDCRPSDAIALALRCEAPIYVAEDVIVEQGFAEQELERGQQHDTKDVLENLDDDTLKQYTV encoded by the coding sequence ATGGAAAAACAGAAACAGCCAGAAATTGAGGTTAAAGTTAACTTCCTCTCAATCGATCGGAGCACGGGAGCACCAATAGTTGTCCTAAAAGAAAAAGAGGGCGATTTGAATCGGATACTGCTGATCTGTATCGGTGAATCGGAGGCGGCGGCTATCCAGAGACATTTAGAAAAAATGGAACCCCCGCGTCCGATGACACACGATTTGCTCAAGACTTTGATTGAAACACTTGATGCAAAAGTCGTGTCTGTGTGTGTACGTTCCTTTGAAAAACGGACTTTCTATGCACATACGACATTGCAGGTGAAGAATGACAACATTGATGTAGACTGTCGTCCCAGCGATGCAATCGCGCTCGCGCTTCGCTGTGAAGCCCCAATCTACGTTGCCGAAGATGTGATTGTCGAACAGGGGTTCGCTGAGCAGGAACTTGAAAGAGGGCAGCAGCACGATACGAAAGATGTACTGGAAAATTTGGATGACGACACGCTAAAGCAGTATACGGTCTAA
- a CDS encoding amidohydrolase family protein: protein MYDLVIRNGTVIDGTGKPSFKADVAINGERITTVGDVSDAAHRVIDATDKLVTPGFVDTHTHMDAQFMWDPLGTPTCWHGITTLVLGSCGVSFAPVKQADHMVLAKVLESVEGIPAESIMSSLRWNWETFGEYYDALDACPKGVNVCGMIGHAATRYHAMGEESLKRDRNPAPDEMKVMRGCVDEAMEAGALGFSTSRTLTHKTSEGIPIPGTFAQLDELVALAQAVGRHNKGVFQWAPGFGEYEDYPTTEYPETRKEIHRIAEVNRQSGCPVIFSAFTHEAVPTIQTLYLKWIDEERAAGAQARPMVSSRVNTVMVGLCNWMPIRDASAWKELYSLPYAERLTAIRDEKTRTKLMDIPPESDERLGKMLYRFGPTECEYVRKPENLLHNIADENNERPIETIIRLFHETDGRQLFAFATNNHNLEHVEEVVRYRDTLLGLGDAGAHVNAICDASLSTHALTYWHGERQIFSLEETIRRLTSDGAEAFGIPERGLLKPGYYADVNVIDAENLRMEVPEFVYDLPVGAGRWTQRAQGYDYTLVNGNVVVENDNHTGRLVGKLIRI, encoded by the coding sequence GTGTATGATCTTGTCATTCGCAACGGAACGGTTATTGATGGAACCGGCAAGCCCAGTTTCAAAGCCGATGTTGCCATCAATGGTGAGCGTATCACGACTGTCGGCGATGTTTCTGACGCTGCGCACCGGGTAATTGATGCCACAGACAAACTCGTCACACCCGGTTTTGTAGATACGCATACACACATGGATGCGCAATTTATGTGGGATCCGCTCGGTACACCAACATGCTGGCACGGCATTACCACACTGGTTCTCGGAAGTTGCGGCGTAAGTTTTGCCCCTGTTAAGCAGGCAGATCACATGGTTTTGGCGAAGGTGCTTGAAAGTGTTGAAGGTATTCCTGCAGAAAGTATCATGTCGAGTTTGCGTTGGAATTGGGAAACCTTCGGGGAATACTATGACGCATTAGATGCCTGTCCGAAGGGTGTGAATGTCTGCGGTATGATTGGGCATGCAGCGACCCGTTACCACGCTATGGGTGAAGAGAGTCTGAAAAGAGATAGAAACCCAGCCCCTGATGAGATGAAGGTGATGCGGGGTTGCGTTGATGAGGCGATGGAGGCGGGCGCGCTGGGATTCTCTACTTCTCGAACCCTTACGCACAAAACCTCTGAAGGTATTCCGATTCCTGGTACCTTTGCTCAGCTTGATGAACTTGTCGCGCTCGCCCAAGCCGTTGGAAGACACAATAAAGGGGTTTTCCAATGGGCACCCGGTTTTGGGGAATATGAAGACTATCCGACAACAGAGTATCCAGAGACGCGAAAAGAGATTCACCGCATCGCTGAGGTAAACCGACAGAGCGGATGTCCAGTGATCTTTAGTGCGTTCACGCACGAGGCTGTGCCAACAATTCAGACCTTATATTTGAAATGGATTGATGAAGAGCGAGCCGCCGGAGCACAAGCCCGTCCGATGGTGTCTTCCCGCGTGAATACGGTAATGGTTGGTCTCTGCAATTGGATGCCGATTCGAGACGCAAGCGCGTGGAAAGAATTATACAGTCTCCCTTACGCTGAGCGGTTGACTGCGATCCGAGATGAAAAAACGCGTACGAAACTGATGGACATTCCTCCAGAAAGTGATGAACGCCTCGGTAAAATGCTATATCGCTTCGGACCGACGGAATGCGAATATGTCCGTAAACCGGAGAATCTGTTGCACAATATTGCCGATGAAAACAACGAGCGTCCGATAGAGACAATTATTCGATTATTCCACGAAACTGATGGACGGCAGCTCTTTGCTTTTGCAACGAACAATCATAACCTTGAACATGTTGAGGAAGTTGTGCGTTACCGAGACACCCTCCTTGGTCTCGGCGATGCAGGCGCGCATGTCAATGCGATCTGCGATGCCTCCCTCTCAACGCATGCTTTGACGTATTGGCACGGTGAACGACAAATCTTCAGCCTTGAAGAGACTATCCGTCGCTTAACTTCCGATGGTGCGGAAGCCTTCGGAATCCCTGAACGTGGATTGCTAAAACCAGGGTATTATGCCGATGTCAATGTAATTGATGCAGAGAACCTCCGCATGGAAGTTCCCGAATTTGTGTATGATCTACCTGTTGGAGCGGGACGTTGGACGCAACGGGCACAAGGTTACGACTACACCCTTGTGAACGGTAACGTTGTTGTTGAGAACGACAACCATACGGGTCGTCTCGTCGGGAAACTCATCAGGATTTAA
- a CDS encoding site-specific DNA-methyltransferase, translating to MGNSFRTNCTVLHESCTTALDRGDFASRIDLSFLDPPFNQDKAYNAWDDNLPPEEYWGWMREICAKVYALTSDGGAIYFMQREKNTEFVLQCLRDAGWTFQNLIIWKKKTSAVPGIKRFGKHYQVIVFATKGKTPRVFHRLRIDPPLPADYKHERENGMFVTDVWDDIRELTSGYFAGDEALRDAEGNRLHKQQTPIQLLLRIILSSTNSGDVVLDPFAGSGTTLVVAEQLGRRSIGVELDSHNVTLIQDRLAEQRESDDVSRFFKDYTCTPNLEAIWGATALDKKSISSEAAVSKQVALLASNQ from the coding sequence ATGGGCAATTCATTTCGAACAAACTGCACTGTCCTTCATGAGAGTTGCACAACTGCGTTGGATAGGGGCGACTTTGCCTCAAGAATAGACCTCTCCTTTCTCGATCCTCCCTTTAATCAGGATAAGGCTTACAATGCATGGGATGATAATTTGCCCCCAGAGGAATATTGGGGATGGATGCGTGAGATCTGTGCAAAGGTGTATGCCCTAACTTCTGATGGCGGTGCGATTTATTTCATGCAACGTGAGAAAAACACAGAATTCGTGTTGCAATGCTTGCGGGATGCTGGGTGGACCTTTCAAAACCTGATTATCTGGAAAAAGAAAACCTCAGCAGTGCCCGGAATAAAGCGTTTCGGCAAACATTATCAAGTTATTGTGTTTGCAACGAAAGGAAAAACACCGCGTGTTTTTCATCGTCTGCGCATTGACCCGCCGCTGCCGGCAGACTACAAGCACGAGCGGGAAAATGGGATGTTCGTTACCGATGTATGGGACGATATACGTGAATTGACCTCCGGCTATTTTGCAGGCGATGAAGCGTTGCGGGATGCAGAGGGGAATCGCTTGCACAAGCAGCAAACACCTATTCAACTTCTCCTTCGGATTATTCTCTCCTCTACAAACTCCGGTGATGTTGTACTTGATCCTTTCGCAGGATCAGGGACAACGTTGGTTGTGGCAGAACAATTGGGGCGGAGATCGATAGGAGTTGAGCTTGACTCGCATAATGTCACGCTCATTCAAGACAGACTCGCTGAACAGAGAGAATCAGATGATGTCTCGCGTTTTTTCAAGGATTACACATGTACCCCGAATTTAGAAGCAATTTGGGGGGCAACTGCGTTGGACAAAAAATCTATATCTTCTGAGGCAGCTGTTTCTAAGCAGGTGGCGTTGCTTGCGTCAAATCAATAA
- the dcm gene encoding DNA (cytosine-5-)-methyltransferase, with product MSSKAIKTTVELFAGIGGFRLAAAQNGLQTLWANDICPKACQVYQSRFGDAEIHQGDIRELTHEIPPHDLLTAGFPCQPFSSAGQKKGFRDPRGILFSVIVDVLKEHRPPYFILENVKRLLLMEKGIHFATVLSALTELGYHIEWRLVNTRHFGLAQNRERVLILGSLDVKDNYPAIRLASLKDLCDGLGSNFRWLTDMSSWVEIEKHHRKFANWGLAFRQRFFACNLECFSEAKPSVTLRSVLQSTVNSTFDFTESTLQRLEESTRINRFLDGVQLLYNQKRGARMGYTVFGVDGIAPTLTAATSRHYERYKVGNRYRRLTNIEYARLQGFPDDHCSAVSIYNQYALYGNAIPPVFANWVLDKILRNRLTSLENVNGQQLYL from the coding sequence ATGTCCTCCAAAGCAATTAAAACAACAGTTGAACTTTTCGCGGGTATAGGTGGATTTCGTTTAGCTGCCGCCCAAAATGGACTTCAGACGTTGTGGGCAAATGATATTTGTCCGAAAGCCTGTCAAGTTTATCAGAGTCGATTTGGAGATGCTGAAATTCACCAAGGCGATATTCGTGAATTGACACACGAAATTCCGCCCCACGATCTGCTCACAGCGGGGTTTCCTTGCCAACCGTTCAGTAGTGCTGGGCAAAAAAAGGGTTTTCGCGATCCAAGGGGGATACTCTTTTCTGTTATTGTAGATGTTTTAAAGGAACATCGCCCACCTTATTTTATTTTGGAGAATGTAAAACGCCTACTTTTAATGGAGAAGGGGATACATTTTGCAACAGTACTTTCTGCACTAACAGAACTCGGTTATCATATTGAGTGGCGTTTAGTCAATACGAGACACTTCGGCTTGGCACAGAACCGTGAGCGCGTACTTATATTAGGTTCTTTAGATGTAAAGGATAATTATCCTGCAATTAGACTTGCAAGTTTAAAAGATCTGTGTGACGGTTTAGGAAGCAATTTTCGTTGGCTCACGGATATGTCAAGCTGGGTTGAAATTGAAAAACACCACCGGAAATTTGCCAATTGGGGTTTAGCATTTCGTCAACGTTTTTTTGCCTGTAATTTGGAATGCTTCTCGGAAGCGAAGCCATCTGTAACGCTCCGTAGCGTCCTGCAATCTACTGTTAACTCAACTTTTGATTTTACTGAGAGCACGCTCCAACGTTTAGAAGAAAGCACGCGGATTAATAGATTTCTTGATGGTGTCCAACTCCTCTATAATCAGAAAAGAGGAGCTCGCATGGGATATACGGTGTTTGGTGTTGATGGAATCGCACCAACACTTACAGCTGCTACCAGTCGACATTATGAACGTTACAAAGTGGGGAATCGATATCGGCGATTAACAAATATAGAATATGCGCGATTGCAAGGTTTCCCAGATGATCACTGTTCTGCTGTTTCCATTTATAATCAATATGCCTTATATGGTAACGCGATTCCACCTGTATTCGCAAATTGGGTGCTCGATAAAATTTTACGAAACCGTTTGACCTCATTGGAAAACGTTAACGGGCAACAACTCTATCTGTAG
- a CDS encoding SIMPL domain-containing protein (The SIMPL domain is named for its presence in mouse protein SIMPL (signalling molecule that associates with mouse pelle-like kinase). Bacterial member BP26, from Brucella, was shown to assemble into a channel-like structure, while YggE from E. coli has been associated with resistance to oxidative stress.), with product MAITITGCEPQIVAPLLQSQESRSIHVTGSGLVTGEPDIATIYLGVSVEKETVAEAREEAAIAMTAVIDSLKTNDIAENDIQTERFSIYPQYNYTDNGRELRGYSVNNTVRAKVRKLESLSDIIDDAAEAGGDTVVVNSIQFMIEDATALQMQARSLAVKDAEAKAKTLADASGVTLGKPITITETSYTTPPPVAYAAEAAFSDDSARSATPIEAGELTVTVNITVVYEIE from the coding sequence ATGGCTATAACAATCACCGGATGCGAACCACAAATCGTGGCACCGTTGTTACAATCACAGGAGAGCAGAAGCATCCACGTGACAGGAAGCGGTTTAGTCACCGGTGAACCGGATATAGCAACGATCTATTTAGGTGTATCTGTTGAGAAAGAGACAGTTGCGGAGGCACGTGAGGAAGCCGCGATCGCGATGACAGCGGTGATTGATTCTCTGAAAACCAACGACATCGCTGAAAATGACATTCAAACGGAAAGATTCAGCATCTATCCACAGTACAACTACACGGATAACGGACGCGAGCTGCGGGGTTATAGCGTGAACAACACCGTTCGCGCAAAGGTGCGAAAACTGGAAAGTCTCAGCGACATCATTGATGATGCTGCCGAAGCTGGCGGGGATACTGTCGTTGTAAATTCTATCCAATTCATGATTGAAGATGCTACAGCATTACAGATGCAAGCGCGTAGTTTGGCAGTAAAAGATGCGGAAGCAAAAGCAAAAACCTTAGCGGATGCAAGTGGTGTTACCCTTGGAAAACCTATCACGATCACTGAAACATCTTACACGACACCGCCTCCGGTTGCCTATGCTGCAGAAGCAGCCTTCTCGGATGACAGCGCGCGCAGCGCAACCCCCATTGAGGCTGGTGAACTTACTGTTACCGTGAATATCACGGTGGTCTATGAGATTGAGTAA
- a CDS encoding DUF4340 domain-containing protein: MKTKQLLILGAIFVVLAVIVLLFENPFEQSAYEKKVETATPLFPNFNKEQVVKIEITATGEATTLSKQDGSDWVVASMDNYPADSEGVTELLSKVAEFKNTQRVSNNPEKQSEFEVDSTGVEAKLMDANDKVLAHLFVGKTTPGFLSSYVRPADSNDVYVAKGYLQSVFNKGTRTWKDRTIFSFNKGIVTQLNIVSPEEVIELRLTAEGAWEMIKPVAAAVKTTEVDTLLTTLSELDTDDFAEATDTPLAEYGLDTPQSTISAVLNDGTTATLHIGNEEEGKLYVKRDDKDTVFRLFKSNVDGLIKKSETLKAEESPAEAVTE, from the coding sequence ATGAAAACGAAACAACTTCTTATTTTAGGTGCTATTTTTGTCGTTTTGGCAGTCATTGTCCTGCTCTTCGAGAACCCGTTCGAGCAGAGCGCGTACGAAAAGAAGGTTGAGACAGCAACTCCGCTGTTTCCAAATTTCAATAAAGAACAGGTTGTAAAAATAGAAATCACCGCTACCGGTGAAGCCACAACGCTTTCAAAACAGGACGGAAGCGATTGGGTTGTAGCCTCTATGGACAACTACCCCGCAGATAGTGAAGGTGTCACAGAATTGCTGTCCAAGGTAGCCGAATTCAAAAACACACAGCGCGTCTCTAATAACCCCGAAAAACAGTCAGAATTTGAGGTGGACAGCACTGGTGTCGAAGCAAAGTTGATGGATGCGAACGATAAAGTGTTGGCGCATCTATTCGTTGGAAAGACGACACCCGGCTTTCTGAGTAGTTACGTGCGTCCTGCTGATTCCAATGATGTCTATGTCGCAAAAGGCTACCTCCAATCTGTCTTTAATAAAGGCACGCGTACTTGGAAAGATCGGACTATCTTCAGTTTTAACAAGGGGATTGTCACACAACTTAACATCGTTTCACCGGAAGAGGTAATCGAACTACGACTCACTGCAGAGGGGGCGTGGGAGATGATTAAACCGGTAGCCGCGGCTGTTAAAACAACCGAGGTTGATACCCTCCTTACAACTCTCAGTGAATTGGATACCGATGATTTCGCTGAAGCGACGGACACACCACTTGCTGAGTATGGGTTAGATACGCCACAATCCACTATATCCGCCGTGCTGAATGACGGTACAACGGCAACACTGCACATCGGAAATGAGGAGGAAGGCAAACTTTACGTCAAACGCGACGACAAGGATACCGTCTTCAGACTCTTTAAATCAAATGTGGATGGGTTAATAAAGAAGTCCGAGACGCTTAAGGCGGAGGAATCACCAGCAGAAGCAGTGACAGAGTAG